In one window of Acidimicrobiales bacterium DNA:
- a CDS encoding ATP-binding cassette domain-containing protein, whose product MIAWRDVAVAYPGGDPVLDGVDLEVAAGEVLLVVGPSGSGKSTLLRCANGLVPHSTGGRWRGEVVAFGRSTRDHRPRDLADVVGFVHQDPEAQFVVDRVEADVAFALENLGTDAAAMRRRVEEVLDALGIAHLRDRSPATLSGGERQRAAIAGALAAAPAALVLDEPTSQLDPQGAEDVLAALARLNADLGTTVVLAEHRLERAAPMADRAVVVRDGRVAAPGPTAAVVAGYEGAPPVTHLGRLLGWDPPPLTVRQARAAVAAAGRPDLPPAPPVPARPPPGGPLVTATGLAVRRGHRTVLSGVDLAVAEGEVVALLGRNGAGKTTLLRALAGLLRPDAGRVTAGGRVAYVPQDPGALLFSPTVRAELAETLRLLGRPDGGEVDRWLDALRLSGVAGRHPRSLSGGERQRVAVAAVAVGGAAVLLLDEPTRGMDAASRAALEAAMARHAATGGGVVLATHDVELAARAATRAVVLGDGEVVASGEARAVLSGSLFAPQVLRVLPPYLTVPEVAAALEGARA is encoded by the coding sequence GTGATCGCCTGGCGGGACGTGGCCGTCGCCTACCCCGGCGGCGACCCGGTGCTCGACGGGGTCGACCTCGAGGTGGCGGCCGGCGAGGTCCTCCTCGTGGTCGGGCCGTCCGGGTCGGGCAAGAGCACGCTCCTGCGCTGCGCCAACGGGCTCGTGCCCCACTCGACCGGCGGCCGGTGGCGGGGCGAGGTCGTCGCCTTCGGCCGCTCGACGAGGGACCACCGCCCCCGCGACCTGGCCGACGTCGTCGGCTTCGTCCACCAGGACCCTGAGGCCCAGTTCGTGGTGGACCGGGTGGAGGCCGACGTCGCCTTCGCCCTCGAGAACCTCGGCACCGACGCGGCGGCCATGCGCCGGCGGGTCGAGGAGGTGCTCGACGCGCTCGGCATCGCCCACCTGCGGGACCGCTCCCCCGCCACCCTGTCCGGCGGCGAGCGCCAGCGGGCCGCCATCGCCGGCGCGCTGGCCGCCGCGCCCGCCGCGCTGGTGCTCGACGAGCCGACGTCGCAGCTCGACCCCCAGGGTGCGGAGGACGTCCTCGCCGCCCTCGCCCGCCTGAACGCCGACCTCGGCACGACCGTGGTCCTCGCCGAGCACCGGCTGGAGCGGGCGGCGCCGATGGCCGACCGCGCCGTCGTCGTGCGGGACGGCCGGGTGGCGGCGCCCGGCCCGACGGCGGCCGTCGTGGCCGGCTACGAGGGCGCCCCTCCGGTCACCCACCTCGGCCGCCTGCTCGGCTGGGACCCGCCGCCGCTCACCGTCCGCCAGGCGAGGGCGGCCGTCGCCGCCGCCGGCCGGCCCGACCTCCCGCCGGCGCCGCCGGTCCCCGCCCGCCCCCCGCCGGGCGGGCCGCTCGTCACCGCCACCGGCCTGGCCGTGCGGCGGGGCCACCGCACCGTCCTGTCCGGGGTCGACCTGGCCGTGGCCGAGGGCGAGGTCGTCGCGCTGCTCGGCCGCAACGGCGCCGGCAAGACCACCCTGCTGCGGGCCCTCGCCGGGCTGCTCCGCCCCGACGCCGGCCGGGTGACGGCCGGCGGCCGGGTCGCCTACGTCCCCCAGGACCCGGGCGCCCTGCTGTTCTCCCCCACCGTCCGGGCGGAGCTGGCCGAGACGCTGCGCCTTCTCGGCCGGCCCGACGGCGGCGAGGTGGACCGATGGCTCGACGCTCTCCGGCTGAGCGGCGTCGCCGGGCGCCACCCGAGGAGCCTGTCGGGCGGCGAGCGCCAGCGGGTGGCCGTCGCCGCCGTGGCCGTCGGCGGGGCGGCCGTCCTGCTGCTCGACGAGCCGACGAGGGGCATGGACGCCGCCTCCCGCGCCGCGCTGGAGGCGGCCATGGCCCGCCACGCCGCCACCGGGGGCGGCGTCGTCCTCGCCACCCACGACGTCGAGCTGGCGGCGAGGGCGGCGACCAGGGCGGTCGTGCTCGGCGACGGCGAGGTGGTGGCGTCGGGCGAGGCCCGGGCCGTGCTGTCCGGCTCGCTGTTCGCGCCCCAGGTCCTCCGCGTGCTGCCGCCGTACCTGACCGTCCCCGAGGTGGCCGCCGCGCTCGAGGGGGCGAGGGCGTGA
- a CDS encoding ECF transporter S component, whose protein sequence is MIAKARPVAVYVLVALVGAAAFLYPFWLPAEALPSEAHAGDAPLVAALVGALVVTAVAVEVRRGTMTGATVAVLGVLSAVAALLRLLDLPGGGNGIFFIVVLAGAAFGPRFGLLLGLCGMAVGAVATGGIGPWLPFQMLALAWMGAGAGLVGRATGRLPAGAEVAVLAAYSWAWGFLYGAVMNLWFWPFVRDGGALSWEPGLSLAETLDRYHAFYVATSFGWDAAGALANAVLVAATGRAVLRTLRRVGGRLDPVVELVAA, encoded by the coding sequence GTGATCGCGAAGGCGCGGCCCGTCGCCGTGTACGTGCTCGTGGCGCTCGTCGGGGCGGCCGCCTTCCTCTACCCGTTCTGGCTGCCGGCCGAGGCCCTGCCGTCCGAGGCCCATGCGGGCGACGCGCCGCTGGTCGCCGCCCTGGTCGGCGCGCTGGTCGTCACCGCCGTCGCCGTCGAGGTGCGGAGGGGGACGATGACCGGGGCCACGGTCGCCGTCCTCGGCGTGCTGTCGGCGGTGGCCGCCCTGCTCCGCCTCCTCGACCTGCCGGGCGGCGGCAACGGCATCTTCTTCATCGTCGTGCTGGCCGGCGCCGCCTTCGGCCCCCGCTTCGGGCTGCTCCTCGGGCTGTGCGGGATGGCGGTCGGAGCCGTGGCCACCGGCGGGATCGGCCCGTGGCTGCCGTTCCAGATGCTGGCCCTCGCCTGGATGGGCGCCGGCGCCGGGCTGGTGGGGCGGGCCACCGGGCGGTTGCCGGCCGGGGCCGAGGTCGCCGTGCTGGCCGCCTATTCCTGGGCCTGGGGGTTCCTCTACGGCGCGGTGATGAACCTGTGGTTCTGGCCGTTCGTCCGGGACGGCGGGGCCCTGTCGTGGGAGCCGGGCCTCTCTCTGGCCGAGACCCTCGACCGGTACCACGCGTTCTACGTCGCCACCTCGTTCGGGTGGGACGCGGCCGGGGCGCTGGCCAACGCCGTGCTCGTCGCCGCCACCGGCCGGGCGGTGCTGCGCACCCTGCGCCGGGTCGGCGGCCGCCTCGACCCGGTGGTCGAGCTCGTCGCCGCCTGA
- a CDS encoding M18 family aminopeptidase has translation MTTSRRLCAFIDAAPSPYHAAAEAAAVLEGAGFARLEPGDRWPGAGSAVAVRGGSLVAVHVPEGCPPDAGFRMVGAHTDSPNLRVKPRPDTGRAGFRQLGVEVYGSPLLNSWLDRDLGLSGRVSVRTERGAETRLVKVDRPVARLPQLAIHLDREVTERGLVLDRQLHLSPVWGLGRPEEGAFAAFLAKEVGVGVDDVLAWDVMFHDTVPAALVGPDEELVSAPRLDNLCSCFCAVTALAAAAPATEDAPLLVCLFDHEEVGSTTSTGADGTLLPAAIERSVLARGGTRDDVLAALSRSVLVSADMAHATHPNYAERHEPSHQVALNGGPVVKLNANQRYATDAETHGRFVLACERAGVPYQRYVNRTDLPCGSTIGPLAAARAGVSVVDVGAPQLGMHSARELGGAEDPEHLVRALTAFLGQP, from the coding sequence ATGACCACGAGCCGCCGGCTGTGCGCGTTCATCGACGCCGCCCCGTCGCCCTACCACGCCGCCGCCGAGGCGGCCGCCGTCCTGGAGGGCGCCGGCTTCGCCCGCCTGGAGCCGGGCGACCGGTGGCCGGGCGCCGGGTCGGCCGTCGCCGTCCGGGGCGGGAGCCTCGTCGCCGTCCACGTGCCCGAGGGGTGCCCGCCCGACGCCGGGTTCCGCATGGTCGGCGCGCACACCGACAGCCCGAACCTGCGGGTCAAGCCCCGCCCCGACACCGGCCGGGCCGGCTTCCGCCAGCTCGGCGTCGAGGTGTACGGGTCGCCGCTGCTCAACTCCTGGCTGGACCGGGACCTCGGCCTGTCGGGCCGGGTGTCGGTGCGCACGGAGCGGGGCGCCGAGACCCGGCTCGTGAAGGTGGACCGGCCCGTCGCCCGCCTCCCCCAGCTCGCCATCCACCTCGACCGGGAGGTGACCGAGCGGGGCCTCGTCCTCGACCGCCAGCTCCACCTGTCGCCGGTCTGGGGCCTCGGCCGGCCCGAGGAGGGGGCGTTCGCCGCCTTCCTCGCCAAGGAGGTCGGCGTCGGGGTCGACGACGTCCTCGCCTGGGACGTCATGTTCCACGACACCGTGCCCGCGGCGCTGGTCGGCCCGGACGAGGAGCTGGTCAGCGCGCCCCGGCTCGACAACCTGTGCTCCTGCTTCTGCGCGGTCACCGCGCTCGCCGCCGCCGCTCCTGCGACGGAGGACGCCCCCCTGCTCGTCTGCCTGTTCGACCACGAGGAGGTGGGCAGCACCACCTCGACGGGCGCCGACGGCACCCTGCTCCCGGCGGCGATCGAGCGGTCGGTGCTGGCGAGGGGCGGGACGAGGGACGACGTGCTCGCCGCCCTGTCCCGCTCGGTGCTGGTGTCGGCCGACATGGCCCACGCCACCCACCCGAACTACGCGGAGCGCCACGAGCCGTCCCACCAGGTCGCCCTGAACGGCGGGCCGGTCGTGAAGCTGAACGCCAACCAGCGCTACGCCACCGACGCCGAGACCCACGGGCGGTTCGTCCTCGCCTGCGAGCGGGCCGGCGTGCCCTACCAGCGCTACGTCAACCGCACGGACCTGCCGTGCGGGTCGACGATCGGCCCGCTCGCCGCGGCCCGGGCCGGCGTCTCGGTGGTCGACGTGGGCGCCCCCCAGCTCGGCATGCACTCGGCCAGGGAGCTCGGCGGCGCCGAGGACCCCGAGCACCTCGTCCGGGCGCTCACCGCCTTCCTCGGTCAACCCTGA
- a CDS encoding endonuclease V, with product MGNWPASREALVAEQAALGAERGRPPPDRPSAVAGCFVCFDGDDAAWAAAAVVGGGEPAVVVVAGRAGWPYEPGLLALREGPLLEAAVLALPRRPDLLLVNATGRDHPRRCGLAVHLGAVLGLPTVGVNHRPLLAAGAEPGPARGDTSPLLLDGEEVGRWVRTRPGHRPLAATAGWGTTPGDAAAAVLAAASARRTPEPVALARTAARTARARREPRPPVDVEVEVDGQG from the coding sequence GTGGGGAACTGGCCCGCTTCCCGCGAGGCGCTCGTCGCCGAGCAGGCCGCGCTGGGGGCCGAGCGGGGCCGGCCGCCGCCGGACCGCCCGTCGGCCGTCGCCGGCTGCTTCGTGTGCTTCGACGGGGACGACGCCGCCTGGGCGGCGGCCGCCGTCGTCGGGGGCGGCGAGCCGGCCGTCGTCGTCGTCGCCGGCCGGGCCGGCTGGCCCTACGAGCCGGGCCTGCTCGCCCTCCGGGAGGGCCCGCTGCTCGAGGCGGCGGTCCTGGCCCTGCCCCGCCGACCCGACCTGCTGCTCGTCAACGCCACCGGGCGGGACCACCCCCGCCGGTGCGGCCTGGCCGTCCACCTCGGCGCCGTGCTCGGCCTGCCGACGGTCGGCGTCAACCACCGGCCGCTGCTCGCGGCGGGGGCCGAGCCGGGGCCGGCCAGGGGCGACACCAGCCCGCTCCTCCTCGACGGCGAGGAGGTCGGGCGGTGGGTCAGGACGCGGCCGGGGCACCGCCCGCTGGCGGCGACGGCGGGATGGGGCACGACCCCAGGGGACGCGGCGGCCGCCGTCCTGGCCGCGGCGTCGGCCCGGCGCACGCCCGAGCCGGTGGCGCTGGCCCGCACCGCGGCCCGCACGGCGAGGGCTCGACGTGAACCTCGACCTCCCGTCGACGTGGAGGTCGAGGTCGACGGTCAGGGTTGA
- a CDS encoding LLM class flavin-dependent oxidoreductase: MPLPAVDWPLRFGVFLAPFHPVGQNPTLALERDLELLVHLDRLGFDEAWVGEHHSAGYEIIASPEVFLAVAAERTRHLRLGTGVSSLPYHHPLVQADRIVLLDHLTRGRVMFGVGPGALPSDAFMMGIDPQRQRDMMEEALEAILLLFRSEEPVTYETDWFTLRDARLQLRPYTHPHPEVAVAAQVSPAGPRAAGRFGCSLLSLGATTEGGFDVLGAHWGVVEERAARFGHAPDRRTWRLVGPVHLADTKEQAYRDVEFGLADWVDYFRRVAALPLAPESGDATVLADAVNASGLAVIGTPDDAVAQIRRLIDQSGGFGTYLVMAHEWADRAATLRSYELLAREVMPAFQGSATSLTASRDWAAENRPAFIAAAGAAIMTAIQRHHAEREGEATER; this comes from the coding sequence GTGCCCCTGCCGGCCGTGGACTGGCCGCTGCGCTTCGGCGTCTTCCTCGCCCCGTTCCACCCCGTCGGCCAGAACCCGACCCTCGCCCTCGAGCGCGACCTCGAGCTGCTGGTCCACCTGGACCGGCTGGGCTTCGACGAGGCCTGGGTGGGCGAGCACCACTCGGCGGGCTACGAGATCATCGCCTCGCCCGAGGTGTTCCTGGCCGTCGCCGCCGAGCGCACCCGCCACCTGCGCCTCGGCACCGGGGTCAGCTCGCTCCCCTACCACCACCCGCTCGTCCAGGCCGACCGGATCGTCCTGCTCGACCACCTCACCCGCGGCCGGGTGATGTTCGGCGTCGGCCCCGGGGCCCTCCCTTCGGACGCGTTCATGATGGGCATCGACCCGCAACGGCAGCGGGACATGATGGAGGAGGCCCTCGAGGCGATCCTGCTGCTGTTCCGCAGCGAGGAGCCGGTCACCTACGAGACGGACTGGTTCACCCTCCGCGACGCCCGCCTCCAGCTCCGGCCCTACACCCACCCGCACCCCGAGGTGGCGGTGGCCGCCCAGGTGTCGCCGGCCGGGCCCCGGGCCGCCGGCCGCTTCGGCTGCTCGCTGCTGTCGCTCGGGGCGACCACCGAGGGGGGCTTCGACGTGCTCGGCGCCCACTGGGGGGTGGTCGAGGAGCGGGCCGCCCGCTTCGGGCACGCCCCCGACCGGCGGACCTGGCGCCTCGTCGGGCCCGTGCACCTGGCCGACACGAAGGAGCAGGCCTACCGGGACGTCGAGTTCGGCCTGGCCGACTGGGTCGACTACTTCCGGCGGGTGGCCGCCCTCCCCCTCGCGCCCGAGAGCGGCGACGCCACCGTCCTCGCCGACGCCGTCAACGCGAGCGGCCTCGCCGTCATCGGCACCCCCGACGACGCCGTCGCCCAGATCCGGCGCCTGATCGACCAGTCGGGCGGGTTCGGCACCTACCTGGTGATGGCCCACGAGTGGGCCGACCGGGCGGCCACCCTGCGGTCCTACGAGCTGCTCGCCCGGGAGGTGATGCCGGCGTTCCAGGGCAGCGCGACGAGCCTGACCGCGTCGAGGGACTGGGCGGCCGAGAACCGGCCGGCGTTCATCGCCGCCGCCGGCGCGGCGATCATGACCGCCATCCAGCGCCACCACGCGGAGCGGGAGGGCGAGGCTACGGAGCGCTGA
- the gcvP gene encoding aminomethyl-transferring glycine dehydrogenase: MTADRPTPADDHRPPLSRLTGSVPFADRHIGPSPDDVAKMLAVVGYGSLDELVRDAIPDTIRDDELDLPAARTEAEVLAELRELAGRNTVLTPMIGLGYSGTVTPPVVRRNVLEDPTWYTAYTPYQPEISQGRLEALLNFQTMVADLAGLSVANASLLDEATAAAEAMALCRRVAKGPGAFLVDPDCHPQTIDVVRTRAEPLGIDVVVADPWSGLPDGDLFGALLQVPGSSGQVRDAEPVIAALHERGAVVAVAADLLSLCLLRPPGEQGADIVVGTTQRFGVPLFYGGPHAGYMAVRDGLQRSLPGRLVGVSIDADGHPALRLALQTREQHIRREKATSNICTAQVLLAVVASMYAVWHGPEGLTAIASRVARLAAVLAEGLRQGGVTVRTTAFFDTVTAEVPGRAAEVAAEAARRGIALRVVDADSVGVACDELTTPDHVAAVWAAFGVEASVGEVDGAAQDAIPDDLRRTSAFLTHPVFADHRSETSMLRYLRRLSDRDVALDRSMIPLGSCTMKLNATAEMEPVSYPGFADLHPFVPLDAAAGYRQLIAELERDLAEITGYHTVSVQPNAGSQGELAGLLAIRAWHRSRGDEDRTVCLIPSSAHGTNAASAAMAGMRVVVVKCDERGNVDVEDLRAKLAEHGERLAALMVTYPSTHGVFEATITEICDLVHEAGGQVYLDGANLNAMVGLARPGRFGADVSHLNLHKTFCIPHGGGGPGVGPVAVREHLAPFLPTSPLRPEAGPATGVGAIAAAPWGSAGILPISWAYIRLMGPDGLRLATEVAILNANYVARRLGPHFPILYTGRNGLVAHECIVDLRRVTKETGVSVEDVAKRLIDYGFHAPTMSFPVAGTLMVEPTESEDLAELDRFCDAMIAIRQEIDRVGSGEWPREDNPLHHAPHTAAMVTADEWDHAYTRSEAAYPAPGLRAAKWWSPVRRIDQGYGDRNLMCSCPSTAAWED, translated from the coding sequence ATGACCGCCGACCGCCCGACCCCGGCCGACGACCACCGACCGCCGCTGTCCCGCCTGACCGGCTCCGTCCCCTTCGCCGACCGCCACATCGGCCCGTCGCCCGACGACGTGGCCAAGATGCTGGCCGTCGTCGGCTACGGCTCGCTCGACGAGCTCGTCCGCGACGCCATCCCCGACACGATCCGCGACGACGAGCTCGACCTCCCCGCCGCCCGGACCGAGGCCGAGGTGCTCGCCGAGCTGCGGGAGCTGGCCGGCCGGAACACGGTGCTGACGCCGATGATCGGCCTCGGCTACTCGGGCACGGTCACCCCGCCCGTCGTGCGCCGCAACGTCCTCGAGGACCCCACCTGGTACACCGCCTACACGCCCTACCAGCCGGAGATCTCCCAGGGCCGGCTCGAGGCGCTCCTGAACTTCCAGACGATGGTCGCCGACCTGGCCGGGCTGAGCGTCGCCAACGCCTCCCTGCTCGACGAGGCGACGGCGGCGGCCGAGGCCATGGCCCTGTGCCGGCGGGTGGCGAAGGGGCCGGGCGCCTTCCTCGTCGACCCCGACTGCCACCCCCAGACGATCGACGTGGTGCGGACGAGGGCCGAGCCGCTCGGGATCGACGTGGTCGTGGCCGACCCGTGGTCGGGCCTGCCCGACGGCGACCTGTTCGGCGCCCTCCTCCAGGTGCCGGGGTCGAGCGGCCAGGTCCGCGACGCCGAGCCGGTCATCGCCGCCCTCCACGAGCGCGGCGCGGTGGTCGCCGTGGCCGCCGACCTGCTGTCGCTGTGCCTGCTCCGCCCGCCGGGCGAGCAGGGCGCGGACATCGTGGTCGGCACCACCCAGCGCTTCGGCGTCCCGCTGTTCTACGGCGGCCCGCACGCGGGCTACATGGCGGTCCGCGACGGCCTCCAGCGGTCGCTCCCCGGCCGGCTGGTCGGCGTGTCGATCGACGCCGACGGCCACCCCGCCCTTCGCCTCGCCCTCCAGACCCGCGAGCAGCACATCCGCCGGGAGAAGGCGACCTCGAACATCTGCACCGCGCAGGTGCTGCTGGCCGTCGTCGCCTCGATGTACGCCGTGTGGCACGGGCCCGAGGGGCTGACGGCCATCGCCTCCCGGGTGGCCCGCCTGGCCGCCGTGCTGGCCGAGGGCCTGCGCCAGGGCGGGGTCACCGTGCGGACGACGGCCTTCTTCGACACGGTGACCGCAGAGGTGCCGGGCCGGGCCGCCGAGGTGGCGGCCGAGGCCGCCCGCCGGGGCATCGCGCTCCGGGTCGTGGACGCCGACTCGGTCGGCGTGGCCTGCGACGAGCTCACCACCCCCGACCACGTCGCCGCCGTGTGGGCCGCGTTCGGCGTCGAGGCGTCGGTCGGCGAGGTCGACGGCGCCGCCCAGGACGCCATCCCCGATGACCTGCGGCGCACGTCGGCGTTCCTCACCCACCCCGTGTTCGCCGACCACCGGTCGGAGACGTCGATGCTGCGCTACCTGCGCCGCCTGTCCGACCGGGACGTCGCCCTCGACCGGTCGATGATCCCGCTCGGGTCGTGCACGATGAAGCTCAACGCCACGGCCGAGATGGAGCCGGTCAGCTACCCGGGCTTCGCCGACCTCCACCCGTTCGTGCCCCTCGACGCCGCCGCCGGCTACCGCCAGCTGATCGCCGAGCTGGAGCGGGACCTGGCCGAGATCACCGGCTACCACACCGTGTCGGTCCAGCCCAACGCCGGGTCGCAGGGCGAGCTGGCCGGGCTGCTCGCCATCCGGGCCTGGCACCGCAGCCGGGGCGACGAGGACCGGACCGTCTGCCTGATCCCGTCGTCGGCCCACGGCACGAACGCCGCCTCGGCCGCCATGGCCGGGATGCGGGTCGTGGTCGTGAAGTGCGACGAGCGGGGCAACGTCGACGTCGAGGACCTGCGGGCCAAGCTGGCCGAGCACGGCGAGCGGCTGGCCGCGCTGATGGTCACCTACCCGTCGACCCACGGCGTGTTCGAGGCCACCATCACCGAGATCTGCGACCTCGTCCACGAGGCCGGCGGGCAGGTGTACCTGGACGGCGCCAACCTCAACGCCATGGTCGGCCTCGCCCGGCCCGGCCGCTTCGGGGCCGACGTCTCCCACCTCAACCTCCACAAGACGTTCTGCATCCCCCACGGCGGCGGCGGGCCGGGGGTCGGCCCGGTGGCCGTCCGCGAGCACCTGGCCCCGTTCCTGCCCACCTCGCCGCTGCGACCGGAGGCCGGCCCGGCGACCGGGGTCGGCGCCATCGCCGCCGCGCCGTGGGGCTCGGCCGGCATCCTGCCGATCTCCTGGGCCTACATCCGGCTGATGGGCCCCGACGGCCTCCGCCTGGCCACCGAGGTCGCCATCCTCAACGCCAACTACGTCGCCCGCCGCCTCGGGCCCCACTTCCCGATCCTCTACACCGGCCGCAACGGGCTGGTGGCCCACGAGTGCATCGTCGACCTGCGCCGGGTCACGAAGGAGACCGGCGTGTCGGTGGAGGACGTGGCCAAGCGGCTGATCGACTACGGCTTCCACGCCCCGACGATGTCGTTCCCGGTGGCCGGGACCCTGATGGTCGAGCCCACCGAGTCCGAGGACCTGGCCGAGCTCGACCGGTTCTGCGACGCGATGATCGCCATCCGCCAGGAGATCGACCGGGTCGGCAGCGGCGAGTGGCCGAGGGAGGACAACCCGCTCCACCACGCGCCGCACACGGCCGCCATGGTGACGGCCGACGAGTGGGACCACGCCTACACCCGGTCCGAGGCCGCCTACCCGGCGCCCGGGCTGCGGGCGGCGAAGTGGTGGTCGCCGGTCCGCCGGATCGACCAGGGCTACGGCGACCGCAACCTCATGTGCTCCTGTCCCTCGACCGCGGCCTGGGAGGACTGA
- the gcvT gene encoding glycine cleavage system aminomethyltransferase GcvT: protein MTLRHSPLDAAHRALGARMVPFGGWEMPLAYREGTLAEHRACRASAVAFDVSHLGTVRVTGPDGFDRLQRALTNDLGKVAPGRAQYTHLCDEDGSVLDDIIVWWVDDERFDVMPNASNTDRVVDAIGGEDVTAGRAVVAVQGPAARERVAAVAPEAADVPRFGVRAFTWDGVECLVAGTGYTGEDGVEFAVPADAAPRFWDAILAAGVPPAGLGARDTLRLEAGLPLHGHELGPGITPLQAGLGWVVSWTKGDFRGRDALVAEKERGVARRLRGLVVDGRRPPRDGNEVLAGDEAVGVVTSGNFSPVLERGIGLAFLRPDVEPGAKVEVDVRGSRLAAEVVKPPFLAR from the coding sequence GTGACCCTGCGCCACTCGCCGCTCGACGCCGCCCACCGCGCCCTCGGCGCCCGCATGGTCCCCTTCGGCGGCTGGGAGATGCCCCTCGCCTACCGCGAGGGGACCCTCGCCGAGCACCGGGCGTGCCGGGCGTCGGCGGTCGCCTTCGACGTCAGCCACCTCGGCACCGTGCGGGTCACCGGCCCCGACGGCTTCGACCGCCTCCAGCGGGCCCTCACCAACGACCTCGGCAAGGTCGCCCCCGGCCGGGCCCAGTACACCCACCTCTGCGACGAGGACGGGTCGGTGCTCGACGACATCATCGTCTGGTGGGTCGACGACGAGCGCTTCGACGTCATGCCCAACGCCTCCAACACCGACCGGGTGGTCGACGCCATCGGCGGCGAGGACGTGACCGCCGGGCGGGCCGTCGTCGCCGTGCAGGGGCCGGCCGCCCGCGAGCGGGTGGCGGCGGTGGCGCCCGAGGCGGCCGACGTGCCCCGCTTCGGCGTGCGGGCCTTCACCTGGGACGGGGTCGAGTGCCTGGTCGCCGGCACCGGCTACACCGGGGAGGACGGCGTCGAGTTCGCCGTCCCGGCCGACGCCGCCCCCCGCTTCTGGGACGCCATCCTGGCCGCCGGCGTGCCGCCCGCCGGCCTCGGCGCCCGGGACACCCTGCGCCTCGAGGCCGGCCTGCCCCTCCACGGGCACGAGCTCGGGCCGGGCATCACCCCGCTCCAGGCCGGGCTCGGCTGGGTGGTGAGCTGGACCAAGGGCGACTTCCGGGGCCGGGACGCGCTGGTCGCGGAGAAGGAGCGCGGGGTCGCCCGCCGGCTCAGGGGCCTGGTCGTCGACGGCCGCCGCCCGCCCCGCGACGGCAACGAGGTGCTGGCCGGCGACGAGGCCGTCGGCGTGGTCACCAGCGGCAACTTCTCCCCGGTGCTCGAGCGGGGGATCGGCCTCGCCTTCCTCCGCCCGGACGTGGAGCCCGGGGCGAAGGTGGAGGTCGACGTCCGCGGCTCCCGCCTCGCCGCGGAGGTCGTGAAGCCCCCGTTCCTCGCCCGCTGA
- a CDS encoding MerR family transcriptional regulator yields MSEDGWYSGRKAAEIVGITYRQLDYWARTDLVRPSLADANGSGTRRRYSYRDLLELKVIKNLLDAGIKLESVREVFAYLREQLGEDVAAAQLVISGNTVVLARTGEELVDAVRKGQGVLNVLPMSGVVEEVDAAIVELRPPAGGAPDRAAAGG; encoded by the coding sequence ATGTCCGAAGACGGGTGGTACAGCGGCCGCAAGGCGGCCGAGATCGTCGGGATCACGTACCGCCAGCTGGACTACTGGGCGAGGACCGACCTCGTGCGACCCTCGCTGGCCGACGCCAACGGCAGCGGCACCCGGCGCCGGTACTCCTACCGGGACCTGCTCGAGCTGAAGGTCATCAAGAACCTGCTCGACGCCGGCATCAAGCTCGAGTCCGTGCGGGAGGTGTTCGCCTACCTGCGCGAGCAGCTGGGGGAGGACGTCGCCGCCGCCCAGCTCGTGATCAGCGGCAACACCGTCGTGCTGGCCCGGACCGGCGAGGAGCTGGTCGACGCCGTCCGCAAGGGCCAGGGCGTGCTCAACGTGCTGCCCATGTCCGGGGTGGTCGAGGAGGTCGACGCCGCCATCGTGGAGTTGCGCCCCCCGGCCGGCGGGGCCCCTGACCGGGCCGCCGCCGGCGGATGA
- a CDS encoding bifunctional nuclease family protein encodes MTLVGVRVELPGNNPIVLLREASGARRLLPIFIGGPEATAIAFALENVVPPRPMTHDLLKLLLDDLGATVERVVVTELRDSTFYAEIQLVANGRSHQVSSRPSDAIALAVRAGTPIYASEAVLDEAAYAGTTDEDDEPEEEVVEQFREFIEKVNPEDFGA; translated from the coding sequence ATGACGCTCGTCGGGGTCCGGGTGGAGCTTCCCGGGAACAACCCCATCGTGCTCCTGCGCGAGGCGTCGGGAGCCAGGCGGCTGCTGCCCATCTTCATCGGCGGTCCCGAGGCGACGGCGATCGCGTTCGCCCTGGAGAACGTCGTCCCGCCCCGGCCGATGACCCACGACCTGCTGAAGCTGCTCCTCGACGACCTCGGCGCCACCGTCGAGCGGGTGGTGGTGACCGAGCTGCGGGACAGCACCTTCTACGCCGAGATCCAGCTGGTGGCGAACGGGCGCAGCCACCAGGTGTCGAGCCGGCCGTCCGACGCCATCGCCCTCGCCGTGCGGGCCGGCACCCCGATCTACGCCAGCGAGGCCGTGCTCGACGAGGCCGCCTACGCCGGCACCACCGACGAGGACGACGAGCCCGAGGAGGAGGTCGTCGAGCAGTTCCGGGAGTTCATCGAGAAGGTGAACCCCGAGGACTTCGGGGCGTAG